From Shewanella psychrophila, a single genomic window includes:
- a CDS encoding pre-peptidase C-terminal domain-containing protein — MHHFGGCENQGVRIDKIWPQVSAHFGDVVPDGDAGPIQNRPPVAQIDATCSDLSCSLNGIGSSDDNDAIVDYSWDMGDGTQLNGISVQHHYAATGSYTLTLTVTDDQGLNHATSLQLIVTDSGTGNELHAGIPVSNLTAKKDEELSYFISTDENNREILINITGGTGDADLYVKSGAEPNKNDYDCRPYIGGNNEQCRILMGTPGKVYVKLIAYSDFAGVELLATIKANMPDDFPHTDLSADKGSWLNFSYTVPQGVTQLVINASGGIGDADLYVKKGAAPSQTDYDCRPYQSANDESCSLTVSQDEQLHIGLRAYQSFSGVSLDIN, encoded by the coding sequence TTGCACCATTTTGGCGGCTGTGAGAATCAAGGGGTACGTATTGATAAGATATGGCCTCAGGTTTCGGCTCACTTCGGTGATGTAGTTCCAGATGGTGATGCCGGACCGATTCAGAATAGGCCTCCCGTGGCACAAATTGACGCCACTTGCAGCGATTTAAGCTGCAGCCTGAATGGTATAGGTTCCAGCGACGATAACGATGCCATCGTCGACTACTCCTGGGACATGGGCGACGGAACTCAACTGAATGGAATATCTGTTCAGCATCATTATGCCGCTACAGGCAGTTATACCCTGACACTCACAGTAACCGACGACCAAGGGCTTAACCACGCCACGAGTCTACAACTGATTGTCACAGATAGCGGTACAGGTAATGAGTTGCATGCGGGGATTCCCGTCTCAAACCTAACGGCAAAAAAAGATGAGGAACTAAGCTATTTCATTAGTACAGATGAGAATAATCGCGAAATCCTGATTAACATCACAGGCGGCACAGGTGATGCCGATCTTTATGTGAAATCAGGGGCAGAGCCGAACAAAAATGATTATGATTGCCGTCCCTATATCGGCGGTAATAATGAGCAGTGTCGGATCTTGATGGGCACTCCGGGCAAGGTCTATGTGAAATTAATTGCCTACAGTGACTTTGCCGGCGTGGAGCTCCTTGCCACTATTAAAGCGAATATGCCAGATGATTTTCCTCATACAGACCTCAGTGCAGACAAAGGAAGCTGGCTGAATTTTAGTTACACTGTTCCACAAGGGGTGACTCAACTAGTGATCAACGCTAGCGGCGGGATCGGGGATGCGGATCTCTATGTCAAGAAAGGAGCTGCGCCATCTCAGACCGACTATGACTGTCGTCCATATCAATCTGCCAATGATGAGTCATGCTCACTCACCGTCAGCCAGGATGAGCAGCTGCATATCGGCTTACGAGCCTACCAGAGCTTTTCCGGAGTCAGCTTAGACATTAACTAA
- the tyrS gene encoding tyrosine--tRNA ligase gives MADLDQAIAEIKRGTDEILLEADLLAKLKEGRPLRIKLGADPTAPDIHLGHTVILNKMRTFQELGHEVIFLIGDFTGMVGDPSGKNSTRPPLTREQVLANAETYKQQVYKILDPAKTRIEFNSTWLEPLGAAGMIRLASKQTVARMMERDDFKKRYASGQSIAIHEFMYPLLQGYDSVALEADVELGGTDQKFNLLMGRELQKSEGQKPQTVIMMPLLEGLDGVKKMSKSAHNYIGVSEPAGEMFGKIMSISDVLMWRYFELLSFRPLGEIEQFKADIEAGANPRDIKIALAKEIIARFHDDAAAEAAHQEFINRFQKGAVPDDIEEIELSVGEGIAIANLLKELGFVKSTSDAMRMIKQGAAKIDGEKIEDTRLQLTAGTSGIFQVGKRKFAKVTLV, from the coding sequence ATGGCTGATTTAGACCAAGCAATAGCAGAGATTAAACGCGGTACCGATGAGATATTACTCGAGGCGGATCTGCTGGCAAAATTGAAAGAGGGGCGTCCCTTACGTATTAAGCTTGGAGCCGATCCAACCGCGCCTGATATTCATCTTGGTCACACTGTGATCTTAAATAAGATGCGTACTTTTCAGGAACTAGGTCACGAAGTGATCTTCTTGATAGGTGACTTCACTGGTATGGTTGGCGATCCGAGTGGTAAGAATAGCACTCGTCCTCCGCTGACTCGCGAGCAAGTACTCGCTAACGCAGAAACCTATAAGCAACAGGTTTACAAAATTTTAGACCCGGCCAAGACGCGCATAGAGTTCAATTCGACCTGGTTGGAGCCTCTTGGTGCAGCTGGCATGATACGTCTTGCCTCGAAGCAAACCGTAGCTCGTATGATGGAGCGTGATGATTTTAAGAAGCGTTATGCTTCGGGTCAGTCGATTGCTATTCACGAGTTTATGTATCCCTTGCTACAGGGTTATGACTCGGTAGCATTAGAAGCCGATGTTGAGCTCGGCGGTACCGATCAGAAGTTTAACTTGCTGATGGGACGCGAGTTACAGAAATCTGAAGGGCAAAAGCCTCAGACGGTTATCATGATGCCGCTTCTTGAAGGCCTTGATGGCGTGAAGAAGATGTCTAAGTCTGCTCATAACTATATCGGTGTGAGTGAGCCAGCTGGTGAGATGTTCGGCAAGATTATGTCTATCTCTGATGTACTCATGTGGCGCTACTTCGAGCTGTTGTCATTCCGTCCTCTTGGCGAAATTGAGCAGTTTAAGGCCGATATCGAAGCCGGGGCAAACCCTCGTGATATCAAGATTGCCTTGGCGAAAGAGATCATTGCTCGCTTTCATGATGACGCTGCGGCAGAAGCGGCTCATCAGGAATTTATCAATCGCTTTCAAAAAGGGGCGGTTCCCGATGATATCGAAGAGATTGAGCTGAGTGTGGGTGAAGGTATTGCCATCGCTAATCTGCTTAAAGAGTTAGGCTTTGTTAAGTCGACTTCTGATGCAATGCGTATGATCAAGCAAGGCGCAGCCAAGATCGATGGCGAAAAAATTGAAGATACACGCCTACAGCTAACTGCTGGTACGAGCGGTATCTTCCAGGTAGGTAAACGTAAGTTTGCCAAGGTGACCTTAGTTTAG
- a CDS encoding peptidoglycan DD-metalloendopeptidase family protein encodes MGKVITLLKLLPKVHQILLCFLVLVTLIIIILPSSDTDASNDANSRLSGSIDLGNGDRSADSNISADKLEQLKTPLSFRTPTPPADLPQNIADSNLQNTPRAESSIDELKNQQARKKHVKHFKVESGDTLAALFNRAGLSSRDVYEITQLPAAKKNLLRIIPGEEIIIVKDDADELLQLSYHINPISTLVIDKDDKGYSEHISQKKVESRNKFASATISNNFWNAGVSAGLTPNQIMQLATIFGWDIDFALDIRLGDNFAIIFEEEYADGEFLRNGNILAAEFSNQGDRYTAVRYTDGNYYSEDGRSMRKAFLRSPVDFKYVSSSFNPRRLHPVTGQVRAHRGVDYVAAVGTPIKAAGKGRVIKSAYNQYNGNYVFIKHNDTYTTKYLHLKKRKVRQGETVKQGQIIGTLGSTGRVTGAHLHYEFIVNGTHRNPRTVKLPKSLPIANTEKSKFLALSKQIMAKLQQNKQVQLASTIN; translated from the coding sequence ATGGGAAAGGTTATAACGCTCTTAAAATTACTACCGAAAGTACACCAAATACTCTTGTGTTTCTTAGTGTTAGTAACCTTAATCATAATTATTTTACCTTCCAGCGATACCGATGCATCTAATGATGCAAACTCTCGTCTTTCCGGTAGCATAGACCTAGGCAATGGTGACAGAAGTGCCGACTCGAATATAAGTGCCGATAAATTAGAACAGCTGAAGACTCCACTCTCATTCCGTACGCCGACACCACCAGCCGATCTGCCGCAAAATATTGCCGACTCAAATCTCCAGAACACTCCCCGGGCTGAAAGCTCCATCGATGAATTAAAGAATCAGCAAGCCCGAAAGAAACACGTTAAACATTTCAAAGTAGAGAGCGGTGATACCTTAGCCGCCCTGTTTAATCGTGCAGGGTTAAGCTCACGGGATGTCTATGAGATAACTCAACTACCGGCAGCGAAGAAAAACCTGCTGAGAATAATACCTGGCGAAGAGATCATCATAGTGAAAGATGACGCCGACGAACTCTTGCAACTGAGTTACCATATCAACCCCATTTCTACTCTGGTCATAGATAAAGATGACAAGGGCTATTCCGAACACATTTCACAAAAGAAAGTTGAGAGCCGTAATAAATTTGCCAGCGCGACGATTAGCAATAACTTCTGGAATGCTGGCGTGAGCGCAGGATTAACCCCAAATCAGATCATGCAGCTAGCGACGATTTTTGGTTGGGACATCGATTTTGCCCTGGACATCAGACTGGGAGATAACTTTGCCATCATCTTCGAAGAGGAATATGCCGACGGTGAGTTCCTCAGAAATGGCAATATTTTAGCCGCAGAATTTAGTAACCAGGGCGATCGTTACACAGCGGTGCGATACACAGATGGTAACTATTATTCAGAAGATGGACGTAGCATGCGTAAAGCCTTCCTGCGCTCTCCCGTCGATTTCAAATATGTCAGTTCAAGCTTCAACCCTAGGCGCTTACATCCAGTCACTGGTCAGGTCAGAGCCCATAGAGGCGTTGATTATGTGGCTGCAGTCGGAACACCGATTAAAGCTGCAGGTAAGGGACGAGTGATAAAATCAGCTTACAACCAATACAATGGTAACTATGTCTTTATCAAACATAACGACACCTATACCACTAAATATTTGCACCTGAAGAAGCGTAAGGTAAGACAAGGAGAGACTGTTAAACAGGGACAGATCATTGGTACCCTCGGCTCAACTGGTCGTGTCACAGGTGCACATCTGCACTATGAATTTATCGTCAATGGTACACACAGAAACCCTAGAACGGTCAAACTACCTAAATCATTACCCATAGCCAACACAGAAAAATCCAAGTTTTTGGCTCTAAGTAAGCAGATCATGGCTAAACTTCAACAGAACAAGCAGGTCCAGCTAGCCTCTACAATAAACTAA
- a CDS encoding anhydro-N-acetylmuramic acid kinase, whose protein sequence is MNKDYYIGLMSGTSMDGVDAVLVDFNERQPKLVAKHSETIPKHTLNGLQRLCLPGNDEINLLGQLDRSVGQLFATAVNALLAKAAVEKEQVIAIGSHGQTVRHMPNLDMGFTLQIGDPNTIAVATGIDVIADFRRKDIALGGQGAPLVPAFHQEIFATTDTPKVILNIGGISNITYLPAVKDNQEVIGFDTGPGNTLIDAWCQQALQQPYDKDGTWAASGSTDEKLLKHLLSHSYFSQAFPKSTGRELFNQAWLEQQTAAFGYLNEADIQSTLLDVTCHSIAKDTLALSDSGELFVCGGGAFNGEMMRRLAKLLPRYTLSTTSKLGIDPQWVEGIAFAWLAMRFHTRQSGNLPAVTGASRKAVLGSLFPAA, encoded by the coding sequence ATGAACAAAGACTACTATATTGGCTTGATGTCAGGTACTAGCATGGATGGTGTCGATGCTGTCTTAGTCGACTTTAACGAGCGACAACCAAAACTTGTGGCGAAACATAGTGAAACGATTCCAAAACATACCTTAAATGGTTTGCAGCGCCTCTGTTTGCCTGGAAATGATGAAATCAACCTGCTTGGACAACTCGATCGCAGTGTCGGGCAGTTATTTGCTACGGCCGTCAACGCCTTATTAGCCAAAGCTGCTGTTGAAAAAGAGCAAGTGATTGCCATAGGTAGTCATGGACAGACTGTCAGACATATGCCCAATCTGGATATGGGATTTACCCTGCAAATTGGTGATCCCAACACCATAGCGGTAGCTACTGGTATCGATGTAATTGCCGATTTCAGACGTAAAGACATCGCCTTAGGCGGACAAGGTGCCCCCTTAGTGCCAGCCTTTCATCAAGAGATATTTGCCACTACAGACACACCTAAGGTCATTCTCAATATCGGCGGGATCTCCAACATCACTTACCTGCCTGCGGTTAAGGACAACCAAGAGGTGATAGGCTTCGATACGGGTCCGGGTAATACGCTAATCGATGCCTGGTGCCAACAGGCATTACAGCAACCCTATGACAAGGACGGTACCTGGGCTGCTAGCGGGAGTACAGATGAAAAGCTGCTCAAGCACTTACTGTCTCATTCCTACTTCTCTCAAGCATTCCCTAAAAGCACAGGACGAGAGCTGTTCAACCAAGCTTGGCTTGAACAGCAGACAGCGGCATTTGGTTATCTTAACGAAGCCGATATTCAGTCAACTTTGCTCGATGTAACCTGTCATAGCATAGCCAAGGATACATTAGCCTTATCTGATAGCGGAGAACTGTTTGTCTGCGGCGGCGGCGCATTCAACGGTGAGATGATGCGACGCCTAGCTAAGCTATTGCCAAGGTATACCTTGAGTACCACATCTAAGCTGGGGATAGATCCACAATGGGTCGAAGGCATCGCCTTTGCCTGGCTTGCCATGCGGTTCCACACTAGACAGTCTGGAAACCTCCCCGCTGTCACAGGAGCAAGCCGAAAGGCCGTATTAGGCTCACTATTTCCAGCGGCCTAA
- a CDS encoding winged helix-turn-helix domain-containing protein, which produces MIEIKKEAIFTLAGCVITPSDNSLNFKGCAVNIADNQELSSDKISLQPKFIELLSYLARKYPNVVTREELIENIWEGNVYVGTKALTNAIWHLRKQLNPLVCQQNDSRTPAIETVRKTGYRLLIEPEFSPADLVSQPEVLEIEQAKVQRLSHQLRKGRVVVIFSLFVITIAIFFHLYQDNKQLKKTELLQLTRAAGAELYPALSPDGRWLVYGKGKNLYLKDLQTPTNTPKRLTHKETSELRAIWTPDGKALIYPSRDVKSGECYMSLLRLDSHEVVNLTSCYNTSSALDISTDGSSLIYIWKGDSEEYSGLYQLDLTKKSVPQRISCSMNCDYRDRDVAFSPDGRWLAISRRFGNISEDIFIRDRSTGNEIRLTQGLEDIRGLSWHPDSNKLVFSTENSSTRSGYLIDIYSKELTNLSVPGFSYPKFAPNDTKLVFSNYVKDFKVAYLALDQAIPSTIFPLSNAEFSYRNPDYSRVNKRIVYVSNETGNNEIWTSDVNGTNRRQHTDLKRRVAYPSWSRDGSKIAFLAPDDKNEGNKVHVLDLENDGVSILASSYLDHRRPTWGANDEVVLSSTDDGLMAFSLSNKLPSNVTPLHIRLSKLIDGNKLIFTLVGKKGLWTLDLSKSDEIRELISVDDFDEDYNWVVTGKGVYFRDVHSKYQLINFWSFNTDLITPILKLPPNSLHPFGSMSYVPSEHRVLMTLSEYSKRDVMLLDHKLLH; this is translated from the coding sequence ATGATAGAGATAAAAAAAGAAGCCATATTTACGTTAGCAGGCTGTGTAATAACGCCAAGCGACAATAGCCTGAACTTCAAAGGTTGTGCTGTGAATATTGCAGATAATCAGGAACTATCTAGCGATAAAATCTCATTGCAGCCTAAGTTTATTGAGTTGTTAAGTTACCTTGCCAGAAAGTATCCCAACGTGGTGACTCGGGAAGAGTTGATCGAAAATATTTGGGAGGGCAACGTTTATGTGGGAACTAAGGCATTAACCAACGCCATATGGCATCTAAGAAAGCAACTCAATCCTCTGGTTTGTCAGCAAAATGACTCTAGAACACCAGCAATAGAAACGGTAAGAAAGACAGGCTACAGACTGTTAATTGAGCCTGAGTTCTCACCAGCCGATTTAGTCTCTCAACCAGAAGTCTTGGAAATAGAGCAGGCAAAAGTACAGCGTCTTTCACATCAACTTAGGAAGGGAAGAGTTGTAGTTATTTTTTCCTTGTTTGTTATAACTATCGCTATTTTTTTCCATCTTTATCAAGATAATAAGCAGTTAAAAAAAACTGAGCTACTTCAGTTAACTAGAGCTGCAGGGGCCGAACTTTATCCAGCTCTTTCGCCGGATGGGCGTTGGTTGGTTTATGGAAAAGGAAAAAACTTATATCTTAAAGACCTTCAAACGCCAACCAACACTCCTAAACGACTCACTCATAAAGAAACGTCTGAATTGCGTGCAATTTGGACTCCCGATGGTAAGGCTTTGATTTATCCGAGCAGGGACGTTAAAAGTGGCGAATGTTACATGTCTTTATTGAGACTCGACAGTCATGAAGTGGTGAATCTTACATCTTGTTATAACACAAGTTCAGCCTTGGATATTTCAACTGATGGTAGCTCACTTATCTATATCTGGAAGGGGGATTCAGAAGAATATAGTGGTTTGTACCAACTTGACTTAACGAAGAAGAGTGTACCTCAAAGGATCTCTTGTTCTATGAATTGTGATTACCGAGATCGTGATGTGGCATTTAGTCCTGATGGGCGTTGGCTAGCGATCTCTAGACGTTTTGGGAATATATCTGAAGATATTTTTATCAGGGATAGGTCAACAGGAAATGAAATTCGATTAACCCAAGGTCTAGAGGATATTCGAGGGTTAAGTTGGCACCCTGATAGCAATAAGTTAGTCTTTAGTACTGAAAACTCGAGTACTAGATCGGGTTACCTCATAGATATTTACTCTAAAGAGCTGACAAATTTATCTGTCCCTGGCTTTAGTTATCCAAAGTTTGCACCCAATGACACTAAATTAGTTTTTTCTAATTATGTGAAGGACTTCAAGGTAGCATATTTAGCTCTGGACCAGGCTATTCCGTCTACGATATTCCCCTTATCTAATGCAGAATTTAGTTACCGTAATCCAGATTACTCCAGAGTGAATAAGCGTATTGTTTATGTTTCTAATGAGACCGGTAATAATGAGATTTGGACCTCCGATGTTAATGGAACGAATAGAAGGCAACACACAGATCTTAAACGTCGTGTTGCCTATCCAAGTTGGTCAAGAGATGGCAGTAAAATTGCATTCTTGGCGCCAGATGATAAAAATGAAGGCAATAAGGTGCATGTACTCGATTTGGAAAATGATGGGGTTAGCATACTTGCTTCAAGTTACTTAGATCATAGACGACCAACCTGGGGAGCTAATGATGAAGTGGTACTGTCTTCGACTGATGATGGCTTAATGGCTTTTTCATTGTCTAACAAGTTACCGTCAAATGTCACGCCACTACATATACGTTTAAGTAAACTTATCGATGGGAACAAGTTGATTTTTACGCTGGTTGGAAAGAAAGGACTATGGACTTTAGATTTAAGCAAGAGCGATGAAATTAGAGAACTCATATCAGTTGATGATTTTGATGAAGATTACAATTGGGTGGTAACAGGTAAAGGTGTTTATTTTAGAGACGTTCACTCAAAATATCAGCTGATTAACTTTTGGAGTTTCAATACAGATCTTATCACACCAATATTAAAACTACCGCCGAATAGCCTGCATCCCTTCGGTTCGATGAGTTATGTGCCGAGCGAGCATAGAGTGCTGATGACTTTGTCAGAATACTCTAAACGGGATGTGATGTTACTCGATCATAAGTTACTACACTGA